The nucleotide sequence TTGGGCAAAGGCGAGACTGGTTGAAAGAAGCAAGGCCATGCTCACGCAGGCCAAGACTATAAGTTTATGCTTCATTCTCCATTGCTCCTTTACCTTCGTTTCCAAGAAATCAGCGTCAGATAATCCTGACACCGTCGCGCTCTCGCTGCAGTTTTCCATGATGCAGTGCATCAGGCGTAACCGCCTAAAGCGCTTTAGAATAGGAACACGAAAGGAAATCTATTGGTGACAGGAAACCCTATGGAACGCAGGGCACCCTCGCGGTCTTGATCTTTCGCGATTCAAAACCAAAGAGTGGTTGATCAATGAGGCTATGTCACTTACAAGCAGCGTGAACTGCTCAGCACGATGATGAAGGTAAAGAAAAATGTGAGATTGTCAACTGAATTCACGCAAGTTTCTCAGGGCGGCCTACCGATCCGGCCTACGACAAACCCTCCCGCGCCATCCAGGTATCGCTCAGAAACTTCGATAAATAGCGCATGCCGCTGTCCGGGAGTATGGTCACCACCCGCAACGGCTCAGACTGCGCCTCCAGCCACTTGCACATTCCGGCGACTGCGTAGCCGGATGACCCCCCGACGATCATGCCCTCCTCACGGACAATCCGTCTGGCCATGCTAAACCCCTCTTTATCAGTAACTTGCACAACCTCGTCGACAACACTGAAATCCATCGCCTTCGTCGGGGTATCAGTGCCGATACCTTCGACCTTATACCGCCCCGGCTCTCCTATGATGTTGTCATGGAATATGTTATGGAAAATCGACCCGACCGGATCCACCGCGATGACCTTTATCGACGGATGCATCGTCTTCAGAAATCGGCCAACTCCCGAAAGAGTGCCCCCTGTCCCGATCCCAGCCACCAAGACGTCAATCTCCCCATCCGTCTGCTCCCAGATCTCAGGCCCGGTTGTCTCCGCGTGGCAGTCGATATTCCACGGGTTGTGATATTGATCGATCAAGTATGCCCCCTTCGCTTTAGCGAGACGGCGGGCTGTCGAGTAGTACGAATCCGGGTGGGCGGCTGGCACATCCGTCGGGCACACAACCACTTCGGCGCCGACTGCACGAATCAGATCGATCTTCTCCGTGGACGTCTTGTCCGGGACCGTAAACAGCGAGCGATACCCCTTGACCGCGGCGACCATGGCGACGGCAACCGCCGTGTTGCCGGAGGAATTGTCGATCAACAGCTCGCCCGGCTTAATCAACCCCTCTCGCTCGGCGCGTTCAATGATGTACAGCGCCATGCGGTCCTTGATCGAGCCGGACGGGTTCAGGTACTCGAGTTTTGCCAATACTTCGTGCGGCAATTCCGTCGTGACATGACGTAACGGAACCAGAGGCGTGTGGCCGATGCAGGAGAGCAAGTCGTTTCGATGAGTACGATTCATCAGCCGTCTCCGCTAATAGATTATACGCCAACCGGTTCCGCCGGAACCCGTGGACCACGAAGCATGTATCCGCATGTCAATTAAAGCTTTAGATGATACGGAAGTAGTCCACGAGCGTGCAGCGGCGAGGCCGGGTAAAGGTCGATGCCCTAGTGATTCCTTCTCCGGTCGTGCCCGCGATCGACATGCTGGCGAATCCTTCACCGCCCAACCCCAGTCCGGCGAGATTCGGACCATTCTTGACGAAGATGTTACCGTTACAACGCTGCGCCATCGCCGATAGGTTTGCGACATTGGTCGAGTGCATGACGAAGGTGTGCTGATAGTCATGCTCCGCAACGACCGCGTGCTCTATCGCCTCCTCGAATGTCCGGCAACGGACGATGGGGATGACTGGCATCAACTGCTCGGCCATCACCAGTGGGTGATCCCAATTGACCTCAATGATCGCGAGTTTGGCATCAATGGGCGGTTTCAAGTCGATCTCGCGGCAGATCTGATCTAAGTCTCTGCCCACCATATCCTTATTCGGCCGTACATGTCGATGCCCGCGCCCAATTTTGTCCTCTTCAATGACCAATCGCGTCAGACGGTCGGCATCGTTGCCGGTCACTTCAAACGCGCCGTTCGCGATCATCTCACGCTTCAGTGCATTGGCGACCTTGTCGACGACAAAGACTTCCTTTTCATCGGTACACAAGATGTTGTTGTCGAAGCTCGCCCCACGGACAATGTCACGCCCTGCCTGCGCGATGTCCGCTGTCTCATCGACCACTACCGGGGGGTTGCCGGGTCCCGCGCAGATCGCGCGATTGCCCGAGGTCATCGCCAACTTGACAACCACGCTGCCGCCCGTCACGAGAATCAGATTGATTCCCCTGTGTTTCATCAGCTTGACAGCGGATTCCTGCGTTGGCTCGGCGACAATCGTGACGGCATTCTCCGGGCCCCCCGCATCGACAATCGCCTGGTTCAGTGCCACCGCGACCGCAGTACAGACATGCTTGGCCGCCGGATGCGGATTGAAGACACAGGTATTGCCTGAAGAAACGAGCGAGATCGCATTGTTGACCACGGTGGCAGGCGGATTTGTCGACGGCGTAATGACCCCGACCACCCCGAATGGCGCCGGCTCGACCAGAGTGATCCCATGATCACCGGTGAACGTCTGCGGTGAGAGGTCTTCAGGGCCCGGGGTCTTGCGCGCCGACAGCAGGATTTTGTCGAGCTTATCTCCGGGTCGTCCCATGCCGGTCTCTTCGACCGCCATTTTGCCCCACAACTCAGCATTCGCCTCGGAGACACGTCGCATCCGGTCTACCAGGGCAAACCGTTTGGCCAGCCCGAGATCCAGCAACTGTTTTTGGGCGATTCGCGCCGCATCGATCGCCTGATCACAATCCACAAATACCGCTCGACCGGGCAAAGAGGCGCCGCTCTCGCGTTGCCGAGGAGGGATAGGCGAGTGCGACAGACCGCGCCCGGCATGCTTCAGGTCGGCGATGACCTTTGCCGCCAGATCGGAAACTTCGCTATCCGTGAGAGACAAATCCTATCTCTTTGTATCACTGCGGCTTAACTTCGAAAAAGACGCTCTGGAAGGAAACAAGCGACTGCCATGCTTCCCGCTCGACCCTCCCGGGCGCAAAGCATGGCAGAATCATCACCACGCCTCGGGCATTCCCGAGGTGGGTCCAGTCGACTACGGTTTAAGTTCCGTCGGGCAGCTTCGTCGGGAAGATATCGTGGACGTTGGTGTGGGGACGCGGGATCACGTGTACCGTCACCAACTCACCGACTCTCTGCGCTGCGGCAGCTCCGGCATCGGTCGCGGCCTTGCAGGCCGCCACATCGCCGCGAACCAACGCAGTGACATATCCGCCGCCGATCTTCTCGTACCCGACCAGAGTGACTTTTGCTGCTTTGACCATGGCATCGGCGGCCTCAATGA is from Candidatus Zixiibacteriota bacterium and encodes:
- the eutM gene encoding ethanolamine utilization microcompartment protein EutM encodes the protein MEALGMIETKGLVALIEAADAMVKAAKVTLVGYEKIGGGYVTALVRGDVAACKAATDAGAAAAQRVGELVTVHVIPRPHTNVHDIFPTKLPDGT
- a CDS encoding aldehyde dehydrogenase; this encodes MSLTDSEVSDLAAKVIADLKHAGRGLSHSPIPPRQRESGASLPGRAVFVDCDQAIDAARIAQKQLLDLGLAKRFALVDRMRRVSEANAELWGKMAVEETGMGRPGDKLDKILLSARKTPGPEDLSPQTFTGDHGITLVEPAPFGVVGVITPSTNPPATVVNNAISLVSSGNTCVFNPHPAAKHVCTAVAVALNQAIVDAGGPENAVTIVAEPTQESAVKLMKHRGINLILVTGGSVVVKLAMTSGNRAICAGPGNPPVVVDETADIAQAGRDIVRGASFDNNILCTDEKEVFVVDKVANALKREMIANGAFEVTGNDADRLTRLVIEEDKIGRGHRHVRPNKDMVGRDLDQICREIDLKPPIDAKLAIIEVNWDHPLVMAEQLMPVIPIVRCRTFEEAIEHAVVAEHDYQHTFVMHSTNVANLSAMAQRCNGNIFVKNGPNLAGLGLGGEGFASMSIAGTTGEGITRASTFTRPRRCTLVDYFRII
- a CDS encoding cysteine synthase family protein, which produces MNRTHRNDLLSCIGHTPLVPLRHVTTELPHEVLAKLEYLNPSGSIKDRMALYIIERAEREGLIKPGELLIDNSSGNTAVAVAMVAAVKGYRSLFTVPDKTSTEKIDLIRAVGAEVVVCPTDVPAAHPDSYYSTARRLAKAKGAYLIDQYHNPWNIDCHAETTGPEIWEQTDGEIDVLVAGIGTGGTLSGVGRFLKTMHPSIKVIAVDPVGSIFHNIFHDNIIGEPGRYKVEGIGTDTPTKAMDFSVVDEVVQVTDKEGFSMARRIVREEGMIVGGSSGYAVAGMCKWLEAQSEPLRVVTILPDSGMRYLSKFLSDTWMAREGLS